The nucleotide window ACTTCATCCGCTGAAAAATGATACCGTCGGCATTAAACTCCCGTACCGTATCTTTCAGTGCAGCGACTTGGTCATCGAAGCACTCCACCATTCGGGCGCAAGGCACCTGAAAGAACTTGTGTCGGGCTATTCGATTCAGTGGATCATCCACCCCGGATTCAATTGACTCCCCGAAGGATCGCTGCCCAAAACAGACGACTTCCGCAACCGATAAGGCCCCTTGCTGTTCTATGCCTGCAATGTATTCAGGGTTGTCCAGCTCGCTGCCGGTAATGATGACTCGAGCCCTGTAGCCTCTGGCACCTTCCGCTTTCGTCAAATCAGCCAGCAAATCGTCCATTAAGGTGTTGAATTGATCCCGGGGCATGAGATGGGCTGCTATGGTGATGGTTAGCGCCTCTTCCCCGGTGATCGGCGGCGCACCCTTTTTGCGCATGTCGTAGAGGCTGCGGATACGTTCCCTGGTGGCATTGTGCAGAGTGATGGCCCCTTCCAGCTTTTCCTCCGTTATGGCTAACCCGAAATGAGCTTCTATCTCTGCCTTAAGCCGCTTAAGTTCATCGAGATACCAGGTGAAGAGCCTTTCCTTGGGGGCTCTGGGGACGGAAAGCATGCTGTAAAAGGGCAATTTTACTTTTTTAACGAAGAGGTCACCGGCGCGGCGAATATGGTCACAGTTCTGCAACAGGACCACACCATCAAGAAAGTCGAACTCCCCTCGCAGCGCTAAACTGATGGTGTGACGGACAAAAGTGCATACTCGTGCGCTCATATAGGCATCGCCGTCAGAGCTGTCCTCACTCCCTGCTCCTCTAATGCGATAGGGCAGAAAGCCGGCAGCAGTGAAGATCTCCTCCGGTATGTACGAACAGTAATATCCCATGACCTTTCCACCCGCTTTGACCCATTCGTCCAAATAAACGTTTCTCGGCCCCTCGATCACCTCTTGGAAGGCACTCAGGATTTCGTCCTTTTTCATATACTCTCACTCCTATCAATTCTTTGCCACAGATGTCCCGTACGTGTGTCACGTTTGCTTACAGAGGTAGATCATAGTAGGCGCGGCAGACATCGAAGCGACCCAGTTGAGCCCCACCTTCCCATAGCTGGATAATCTTGCAGTCCCGCCAGTATTTTTCCACGTCGCAGTCTCTGACATATCCGTAGCTCCCCATCAGCTCCATCGCCCGGTTGGTGACCGTCACCGCCACATCTGCGGCGTAGACCTTGGCAATGCTGGCCGTGGAGAGTTGCTCCAGTGAGTGAATTGCCCCGTACTCCTCGGGATGATCAAAGCGATAGCTTCCAGAGAGATAGGCCATGCGGGCGGTCTCGATGCCGATAGCCATATCGGCCAGCATGCCGGCGCAGATCGAATGGTCGCGAATCGGCTTGGCTACCTTGCCTACTGCCCTATCACCGGTGAAATCCAGCACGGTTTCAAAGGCACCCTGTGCATTGCCTACAGACATCGCCGCGCTGGCAAGTCTGCCTATGGTCAGATTGGCGTGAAAATACTTGGCATCCTCACCTGGCCCGACCAGTCGAAACTTCTTAGGAACCCGAATGTTATCCAGATAGGTTGTCGTATTACGGTCGGCAGCCATACCAGCCTTTTTCTCAAACTTGCCAAATGAAAGTCCCTTGGCATCACCCGGCACGTAGATCAGGGCTATCCCGTCATCTCCCAGGCCGGGGTCTGTGGTGCAAACCATAAGGTATGCATCGGCAATGCCAGAGTTGGTGGCCCATATTTTCTGCCCATTTAACACCCATTGGTCACCGTCCAGCACCGCTCTGGTAGCGATCTTGCGTCCTTGCACCCCCAGGTTTTCGATGTCACACCCGCCTCCACCAGATGAACCACCAGGTTCCGTCATGTTGAAGCATCCTATCTTCAGGTCGTCACCGCAAAACATTGGGCCAAAATAATC belongs to Dehalococcoidia bacterium and includes:
- a CDS encoding acyl-CoA dehydrogenase family protein — encoded protein: MYRHKILEAICKEEDLALRDLTRDFVNEEIMPVRQQIDDDKDHEIIRNILQGLANMGFMRAIFPEKYGGSDMHSAVTLGLPLEEIARGDSGIAVAFACCLWPFMPAVWVKNEAVLDYFGPMFCGDDLKIGCFNMTEPGGSSGGGGCDIENLGVQGRKIATRAVLDGDQWVLNGQKIWATNSGIADAYLMVCTTDPGLGDDGIALIYVPGDAKGLSFGKFEKKAGMAADRNTTTYLDNIRVPKKFRLVGPGEDAKYFHANLTIGRLASAAMSVGNAQGAFETVLDFTGDRAVGKVAKPIRDHSICAGMLADMAIGIETARMAYLSGSYRFDHPEEYGAIHSLEQLSTASIAKVYAADVAVTVTNRAMELMGSYGYVRDCDVEKYWRDCKIIQLWEGGAQLGRFDVCRAYYDLPL
- a CDS encoding 2-hydroxyacyl-CoA dehydratase family protein — encoded protein: MKKDEILSAFQEVIEGPRNVYLDEWVKAGGKVMGYYCSYIPEEIFTAAGFLPYRIRGAGSEDSSDGDAYMSARVCTFVRHTISLALRGEFDFLDGVVLLQNCDHIRRAGDLFVKKVKLPFYSMLSVPRAPKERLFTWYLDELKRLKAEIEAHFGLAITEEKLEGAITLHNATRERIRSLYDMRKKGAPPITGEEALTITIAAHLMPRDQFNTLMDDLLADLTKAEGARGYRARVIITGSELDNPEYIAGIEQQGALSVAEVVCFGQRSFGESIESGVDDPLNRIARHKFFQVPCARMVECFDDQVAALKDTVREFNADGIIFQRMKFCDPWAGDGHNLYWRMKKEGIPFLGLEREYQVPASGQVKTRVQAFLEQMGK